In Colius striatus isolate bColStr4 chromosome 26, bColStr4.1.hap1, whole genome shotgun sequence, the genomic stretch AAGCCCAGAGggactccccagctctgagccctggctcaggagaggctgctttttgctttttggggTAACATGTGTAGCACAGGTACCCAGCAGGTCTGTTCTGTGTAGCATGTGCTAGTGCTCATGCAGACTGTCATGACATTCAGCAAGTCCTGTTGGCATAAGGAAGTTCTTCTCACTCCTCCTTCAGGTGTTGCCTATTGTTcagcttcattttccttttatgtttGGAATATTCTATAGCAAATAGTGGAAACAGCCACTGGTTATAAACCTTGGAGCTATGGTTTAATCTTGAGATCCCTTCTTCCATGGCAATCCAAGTGTGCAAGTTGCCACATTAGAGTCCAAAACAGTGGTATGTGTGCATGCTCCAGTAGCATCTTGTTTAATTTCACTAGCCCAGTGTGTACTGGGACACAGAGCAAGTGCTCTCAGTGCTCAGCTCAGTGCCATAAACTCCTAACCTGAACCCACCAACATGCTGAACCTTGGAGATGTTGTTCTGAAGCTCTGCCAGATCTCTCTGGCCCATGGACCTTTCTCCTTGTCCTTTTGTCTTTACTGATGGCAtttgggtggttttgggggttgttttttaccttttccttgcTGCTTTTGGAGGTTGGTTTAATTCTCTCACATGACTCTGTCGATAGAAGACGTATGGTGACATTACAGACCGGCTCAAGCTGAGGGAGAAGCTCCACTGCAAGAACTTCACGTGGTACCTCCAGACTGTCTACCCAGAGATGTTCGTCCCCGACCTCACGCCCATGTTTTATGGAGCTGTAAGTCCCTGGAGCATCCTGCTCAGTCCTTGGCTAGGAATAGCCACAGCAGTGGAGGCCTCAAAAGGTTGGGGTTTGaggtgttttgcttttaaagcagTGTGCTTGGAGGGTTTTGGTGCAGCCAGTCTGTCAGCACCACGTCCTTCACTGCTGGGGCTGGTTCCGGCTCTGGCTCCGGCCGATTGGCTGCAAAGGGGTTGGAATCTGGCAGAGCTGGTTTGGGGTAAGCTACAGGGTGGGGGACCCAAGGGGATGTGGCACTGGGTTAAATCAGGCCAAAGTGCTGAACacttccagcagcacctgccagAGCTGGTGTGCACAGGGTGGACTTGAGAAGGTGAGCTGGGCACGGGCAGGATGGATGGAGCTGCCAATGAAAGCCCCTTTCCTCTGAGGTGGGTGCTGGGGTCAGAGTTGGACCCTCCTCAGGCTGAGGGGGAGGTGGGAGCAGCAGTTTGGACGTGGTGGCAGCCAGGGGCTGAGGGTTTAACTCCTCTCTGTTTCCTGGAGCCATCAGCCTGGGCGTCTCTCACCTTTGGCTCCGGGGTGGGACAGAGGCGTTGGCTGCCGCCGGGATCCTGTTTGCACAGCGATTAAGTGCCCTGCAAAGCCCAAACCCCAGGCAGGTCCCCACCCAGGACTTCAGAGCTTCACTCACCTCTTgccctgtttttcctttccctgcagATAAAAAACCAGggcaccaagagctgcctggatgttGGTGAGAACAACCACGGTGGGAAGCCGCTCATCATGTACCCTTGCCACGGGATGGGGGGCAACCAGGTACCCACCAGCCCCCTCCTGCAACCCCTTCCCCCACCCTAGGAGTTAttttctccagctgcagcagcatgaTATCCCCTCTCTGGTCCTCCCCTCCAGTATTTTGAGTACACAAGCCAGAGGGAGCTTCGGCACAACATTGGGAAGGAGCTTTGCCTGCGGGCAGGAGCGGGAGCAGCCGAGCTGGGAGACTGCCAGTACCGGGGCAAGCCCGGCAGGGTGCCAGCCAACGAGGAATGGGACCTGACACAGGTGAGGAGATGCACCTCCATCCTGGATATACCACCCTGAGAGGGGCTGATGGCATCCTCACTGAGCTGGTGCCATCTGTGTCTTCCATCAGGACCAGCTGATCAGAAACCCCTCCTCGGGCTCGTGTCTGACGGCGCGAGGGAAGCACCCGGCGCTGGCTCCCTGCGACCCAGCAGATGCCCACCAGCTCTGGGCCTTCACCTAGGCAGGGAGCACAATGGCCCAAGCCTCTGACTGTGCTCAGGAAACCAGAATCCAACAAAAAACCcttctctttttggttttaagaGGTGAAAGCCTTCAATATGCTGCATGTCACGGTTGCCTTGAGCTCGGGGCCGTGCCTTTGGAGCGAGGAAGctcctggagctgagctgggctggaagCTCCACACACAGTCCAAAACCTGGAGGTGCCTGAGGATGCTTTTAGGATCCCATCTGCTGCTCATCCTTCCCTGTCACAGCTCTGGACACTTCACATTCTGATGGGGTGCTGCAGAAGGTGGCCAGGCCTCCTCAGATCTCAAAGCCATGTGAGGAAGCTCCTGCCAgtgaggaggatgaggatggtgaCCGAGCATGTGGCTCATCCCAGGGGAAGGGTGGGTTGTCACAGCCCTGTGTGGGCAAGGGAGCACCCCCAGTACTGGCAGAGGGCTGCCAGGATCCAGCCCTCGCAGCATcgctgctgctgggctgagcgAGGTTGTGCTGTCTGCCTGAGACACCAGCCTTGATCTGGGGTGGGGGAGTTGGGGTGATGttttgatgatgatgatgatatgCTGATGATTCCTGGGTATGATCCTGCTCGTTCTCCTGCTGGAGGAAGGGTTTTCCCCAGAGGGCACAGCTCAAACCCACCACAGCATCTGCCCAGAGAGGCTCTCACCAGCACCCAGGTGTGAGatctcctccctcccctggTTTTCTTCGAgcctgactactgtagctgccaCTTTCCTTGCCATTTCATTTCTAGGGTGGGTAGTAAAACCTTCCTGGAAGTGGTGTGGGAGTGGGAGAACCTGTCTTTGGATACATGACCTCGAATAAAGAGATGATTTATTTTACTGATACCCCATCTCTGGTTCCTCTGAGCTCCCACCCCTCCTGTCATTTAATCCTTCCCTCTTCTTGCCCTGGAAACTGCTTTTTGCAGCCCCAAAGGGAGTTTAAAGCCACGTTGGCAGTGCTGTGTCACACGTGGGGAGGTTCAGGTTTGGGTTGTCGCTGGGCTGGGGTGGAGCCTTGGCTCATGTCCCTCACCACCTTCCCTTCTGTGCTGCTAAAACAAATAAGTGGTTATTTGGAGACCATTTTCCCTGGGAGATCTCGTGTTTTCCTTGGAgataaaagcagaaagacagcaggtgcactttttctttccccttggTTAGAATCATACAATGATAGGGAttgggagggagctttagagctcatccagtgcaaccccctgcagaagcagctcccacctaggtcaggtcacacaggaacatgtccaggggggttttgaagagctccaaggaaggagcctccacaccctccctgggcagcctgggccagggctccctcactcaaacagggaaagagtttctccttatgtttaagtgcaactgtttgtgttccagcttcatcccatcaccccttgtcctgttgctggatacaacagaataaagggatgtcccaacctcctgacacccaccagtgagatattggTAAAGactaatgagctcccccctcagtctcctctgctccagactcaacagccccaggtcctgcagcctttcctcctgtgaaagatgctccagtgccctgatcatcttggtgtccctgcactggcctctgcagcagttccctgtctctctgcagctggggagatgCTTAAAGGTgttgctgagatccccctgagctcaggcttctgttccccaggctgaacagccccagggctgcagcctttcctcctcacacacacgttccatccctcagcatcttgctggccctgccctggcctctctgcagcacttccctgtccctctgcatctggggagcccagaactggccccaggactccagatgaggcctcaccagggcagagtagagggggagaagaacctccctggccctgctgcccacactctgcttgatgcatcCCTGGCTGCCACGAGGGCACTTTGCTGCTcctggtcagtttattatcacccagcactgccaggtctgtctctgcagagctgctctccagcaggtcacccccagcctggcctggtgcagggggttgttccttcccagctgcaggactctgcccttgtccttgttgaacctcaggagcttcctctctgcccaactctccagctggtcgaattcccactgactggcagctcagcctctggtgcatcagccagtgctcccagtttggttccagcagggaacttgctgagggtccctctgtgccctcatccaggtccttcatgaagatgttgaacaagactggccccagaacccatccctgtggaaccccactggccactcACACTCGACTCTGTTAACTGGTTTTAACTGGGTGAACTGGTATCACTGCCAGCAGTGCAAGCCCCGACACCATCGGttcagccccagagcagcctccaTTTCttgagggagggggaaaaaagccagaaatcaggctttttctttcttacaaaCCGCAGTGGTGCTTCATTTACCCTCAAAATACCCCCCGTGGAGGCTGagagtcccagccctgctccagtgctgctggCCCGGGGCGTTTTGGAGGTGTGACGGTCTCTCCCTGCATGTGCCTCCATTTCCCTGCCCATGGAGTGATGTGAGCACCCTTCATGTGTTGGATAAAGCTCCTGGGAGCCATCTCATGGATCAACATGATGGGAGAGCCACAGCTGGGGCATCTGTGGGACTGGAGACGGGGACAAACTCAGGACGATGTCGCCCGAGATGCGCAGCAGAGGAAGGGTCTCGACTCCCCGGGGCTTTGGGCTGCTTATCCAAAGGTGAGACAAGACTTGAGGTGCACCCAGTGGGAGGATTTTTCCAGCCCTGCCTTTCAAGGCCATGTGTGTTTTGGAAGAAGGACCAAGGCTGCTCAGTAGAGTTGTGccagctgcttttcttcccaTCCCTCCGTCTCCAGCGCCTTTAAATCCGGGGGCGCAGCGAAGCCGCCGCAGACGAAGCGTCGCCGTGgttcaggatgctgctgcagctcgTGCTCCTCGCTGCTCTTGCCCTCTGTGGTGGGTCTGCTGTGGGGAACCTTTGGTCCTGTGGGCTGCTGGGAGCCTCCTCAGTTGTGACTCACCCCGTTTCTCCCATCCTCTCTCCCACAGGACGCTGCTCCCAGCAGGATCTCAGCCATGGGATGCAGCGCGTGGTCGGTGGGGTGGAGGCGAAAGCGCACTCGTGGCCTTCTCAGGTGGGTCCTTGCTGGGGTGAGAGGGTAAAGCCCATGGGAGGGGTCTCATCCCCTGGGGATGGTGTGGTGGGACATCCCCATGACCCATCTGCCTTCTCCCCAGATCTCCCTCCAGTACTACTCCAGTGGCAGTTGGCATCACACCTGCGGAGGGTCCCTCATCCAGAGAAACTGGGTGCTGACAGCAGCCCACTGTGTGGACAGGTGAGAGGAGCAGGGACCTCACTTTCCTCTTGTGCAAAAGCCATTTTCCACCAGAAACCTTTCCAAGGGCAAACTTGGACTTCCCTAACCCAGAGAGCAAAAGACCTTTGCTTGTTCTCCCTTAAGGAGTTACGTGGGTCATCGCTGGGGGTATCGTTTCAGGCCAttgtggtgggcttggcagcacTGAGTGGTTGGAcgtgatgatcttaaaggtcttttccaaccaaaatgatcctGTAACTCCCCTTGAGCAGATCCCTTCCATATCCACTCTTGAAATCatgggatcacagaatggtggggttgggagggagctttagagctcagccagtgcaaacaaccccctgcagaagcagctcccacctaggtcaggacacacaggaaagtgtccaggggggtgttgaagagctccaaggaaggagcctccacaccctccctgggcagcctgggccagggctccctcactcaaacagggaaagagttttttcctatgtttaaatggaactgtttgtgttccagcttcatcccatcaccccttgtcctgttgctggatacaatagaagaaagggatgtcccaacctcctgacacccaccctttagacacttgtaaatattaataagatccctctgagctcaggcttctgttccccaggctcaacagccccaggtcctgcagcctttcctcataaggaagatgctccagtgccctgatcatcttggtgtccctgcactggcctctgcagcagttccctgtccctctggagctggggagatacttaaaagtgttgctgaggtgcccctgagctcaggcttctgttccccaggctgaacagccccagggctgcagcctttcctcctcacacacatgttccatccctcagcatcttgctggccctgccctggcctctctgcagcacttccctgtctctctgcagctggggagcccagcactggccccaggactccagctgaggcctccccagctctggcagagcagaggggcagcacaacctccctggccctgctgcccacactctcttcatgccccccaggctgccattggctccttgcccaccagcccacgtTGCTGCCCCACGTTCCctttgctgccccccagcactgccagggccctgtcccacagctgctctccagcagctcacccccagcctgggctggtgctgggctggttcctccccagctgcaggactctgcccttggtgcccctcagcaggttcctctgtgcccgaTTCTCAAGGATTTGGGGCCTGATGCTGAGggcttttgtttctccttcctgGCAGTAACCTGCAGCTCCGTGTCGTGGCTGGAGAGCACAACCTGGATGGGGTTGATGGCACTGAGCAGGTCTTCAGCCTGAAGAACATCGTCATCCATCCCAACTGGAACCGCAACAACGTCGCTGCGGGGTGATGCCCGTGGGGGTGGGAtctgggggggtgggggagcaTTGCAAAGGGTGGGAGGAAAATCCTTTCACCATcctctcccccctctccccagctaCGACATCGCTCTGCTCCGCCTGGCCAGCTCTGCCAACCTCAACAGCAACGTGCAGCTGGCAGTTCTGCCCCAGGAGGGATCCATCCTGTCCAACAACTACCCCTGCTACATCACGGGCTGGGGCCGCACGCGCAGTGAGTGCCCAGAGCCCCGCTGGACACgggcagcctggggggctgAGCGAGAGTCTGAAGCTCTTTGAGGTCCCAGGAGGCATCATGAAGGGTTTGGTTCCTTCAGGAGGTGCCTGAGCTTGGGTTGGGGCTGGGGGGACCCTCAgctgtgggctctgctctggtggGAGGTGGGAGTTTCCAGTGGGTCTTTGCCAGAGCTGCAGTAACAGTGTTGGTTGTGTGCAGCCAATGGGCAGATCTCCAGTGTCCTGCTGCAAGCCTACCTGCCCGTGGTGAGCTACCAGATCTGCTCCACGTCCTCCTACTGGGGCTCCACCGTCAAGAACACCATGGTGTGTGCCGGCGGTGACGGCGTCCGCTCCGGCTGCCAGGTACCAGAGCCACGGAGCCCAGCCCTTCCCTtccatggaatcacagaaccatggaATGGTcccagctggcagagcccttccagcccatccagcctctgtcccagccccatcacccaccagcccattgccctcagtgcagcacccaccgagctctgaaacccctccagggacggtgactccagcagctccctgggcagccccttccaaggcctcacagccctggcaggcAACAACTtgctcctcacacccagcctgaacctcccctgctgacacttgaggccgtttcctctggttctgctgctatttccagcccctctgccccagcctgggcttggggtggcccaagggcaggacccagcacttgcccATCACAGCTCCATcgctccccatccccacccagTGCTCCCAGCTCACACgggctctccctgggcagggtGACTCGGGTGGCCCCCTCCACTGTGCAGTGAACGGGCAGTACCAGGTCCATGGTGTCACCAGCTTCGtctccagcctgggctgcaaCGTCAAGAACAAACCCACCGTCTTCACCCGTGTCTCTGCCTACATCTCCTGGATAAAGAGCGTAAGGCAACGGAGGGCTTGGGGCTGGGACCTGCCACTGCCATTGCCCCAGGGCTTCAGCTCTGGCCCTGCTCAGCTCCACCATcaccttccttctctttccagaCCATTGCCCAGAACTGAGGGGTGGCAGGAGAAGAGCCCAGGCTCCAGCTCAGGTGATGGGCATCATCTTTCCCCACCTTTGGGTTTAAAACCCACAGCCTGTGTCAATAAATCTGTTCCTCTCTCTGTCATGGTTGATGGATGCTTTGCCACACAGCCCAATGGCTCTTTCTCTTCAAACCCTCAGCAGccttttcccttctccagagCTTCCCTTTGGccacctccctctccttcctcacaCCTTGGGAAAGAGccagggggagaaaaaaagccagGCTCTGTGCTCTTGAGGCAGCcagaaaatgatggagaagGGGAAAGTGCTGcacccagcacaggcagctccaggctggggcagaggggctggaaactgctgcagggaaagggcctgggggggtctggtgccaggggctgaacagcagccagcagcgtgcccaggggggcaagaaggccaagggcagcctggctgggctcagcagtggggtggcagcaggagcagggcagggattgtcccctgtgctgggccctggggaggctgcagctccagggctgtgtcagtgctgggcccctcactcactgccacagggacactgaggggctgcagcgtggccagagccgggcacagagctggggaaggggctggagcacaaggggctggggaggggctgagggaatgggggtgttgaggctggagaagaggctgaggggagacaggagccctctctgacactccctgccaggaggctgcagggagctggggtcagtctctgctcctgagtggcaggacaagaggaaaggggctggagctgccccaggggaggttgaggctggagctgaggcagaactgtttccctgagaggggtgtcacccctgtgccaggctgcccagggagctggggcagtgcccagccctggagggaccccaaagccgtggggtgaggtgctgaggggtcagtgctgggctgggctggttCTAGTCAGGGTGTTTCTTTGCTACTTGCTCCATTTCCTGTCCACAACCAGCCTCCTTTGCAATGAGAGGTGTCAGATTCTGTGACCATTTCCACCTCACCCCATAGCTACACTCTGCAGCAACACACCCCAAATAACAGAgtctcaggggctggaagggagctgggaagctcatccagtgcagccccctgccagagcagcagcacccagagcagggcacacagggactcatccagctggggttgggatgtctccagagcaggagcctccacagcccatctgggcagcccctgccaggagtttctcctcctgtgccagtgcaaccagagaatcacacagggatgggggtgggaaggaacctccagagctcctccagccccctcaagcaggttcctcatgctcagggggcacaggaatgaggccaaggtggggttgggatgtctccagagcaggagcctccacagcccatctgggcagcccctgccagtgctccctcacctcagcagggaacaaattctgccttgtgtgtctctggaacctctgatgttgcagcttgtgcccgttgccccttgtcccatcattggccatccctgagcacagcctggctccagcctcctgacacttgtgaacatgactgagctcagccctcaggctcctcttctccaagctgcagagccccagctccctcagcctttcagcaccaggcagatgctccactccagcatctctgtgccctgtgctgagctctcccCAGCACATCACCAGACCCCAAACTGAGACCCTCCTCCAACCAGGCAGCTGTGGTAAAGCCACGAGGGGTGGGTTCCTGTTCCCCATGAGCCCTGAGGCCCAGCCCAGCCTCGGGGTGCAGGGGGGAGGGTGCCTGGTGCTCAGCGGATGCTTCGCCTCCGACTTCCTCCGTTGAGAAGCCCCAAACCGCAGGGTGtgagctgcagccatggccGAGGGACGCAGCGGGGGCGCCGGCCTCTTCGCCAAGCAGGTCCAGAAACGCTTCAGCAGGGCTCAGGAGAAGGTAAAACACGATGCCCAGACCCCACATCTTGTCTTGTCTTTTCCTGGCTAATGTTCCCCgctcaggagctggggagtggctgctcaggggggtgttgggtGCTTCAGGATCAACCTCAGCGCTGCTCCGAGGCTTTGGGCTCCATGGCATCTCCCCAAAGTCCCTCAAGCTGCTCTGGCAGCCTGCAGGTTCTCTAAAAGTAGGATCTTTCCACCCAAAAGGCCTTTGGGGTGGTGCTGGTGACGATGGTGCCCGGTGGGCACAGCGTGGGGGGTCCCAGGACCACAGCTCAGCCCAGGACACAGGGGGAGAGCCCCAAAGCGAGTGGAAACAGGGCGAGTTCTGCTCCTTGGGGTGGGTCAGAGGAgactctttcctcttctctccctaCACCAGCAGGCAGTGACTCTCATTTTGGGGGCCATGAGaagctctcccctcatctcAGCCCCACACCCTCGTGGGTTTCCTTGGTGCTAAATTCAGCTCCCCCAAGGCTCTATCAGCCCTGGCCAGGGTCTGGCTGCTTCCTGGGGAGGATCAGACTCTTCCTGGATGCCCCAAAGCTCCCTCTCCTACGGCCATGGCCTCACCATGCTCCTGTTGTGGTGGATCTGGACAGTTTTTGGCCATAGATCATCCTCTTTGGCACAGTgtccccagcagccagggctttGCCTGAGCCTGTGGTCATGGCTCTGGATGTTCTGGGGTGCACAGGGCTGCACTTACAGGGGTGTGTAGGGTGGGGTGATGGGTTAGCAGCCAGAAAAGACACTGTTTTCTTCTAAAGTGTAAAAGCACCAAGGGCTGTGCCCAAATGTTGCATTCCTCACCCAAATCCCTGCTCAGCATCAGAccctcagcatcccccacaAAGGGGCTTTTGCCAGGACAACCCCCCACCCTGCTGAGATCCcccctgggcagtgctgggctggggcccTTTGGCTCCTACAGCTCCATCTCTCTCCATCCCAGGTTTTGCAAAAACTGGGCAAAACAGTGGAAACCAAAGACGAGCAGTTCGAGCAGAGTGCCTACAacttccagctgcagcaggtcaGAGGGAcacccctccctcagccccctgcctcctggggtccctctgtccctgccAGGTCCATGCACAGCCCTGACCTGGCCCCTCACCACGTTGTTTTGCAGAATGAAGGCAATAAACTCTATAAAGACCTCAAGGCTTTCCTCAGTGCAGTGAAAGGTACAGCTAAAGATACCCAAAGCCAGGGGCAccagggaggagctggggtGGGGTTGGGCATCTCTGTGTTTGCTTCCCCAGAATGGTCATggaatcacacaatggtgggggatgggaagggccctgcagagctgctccagccccagcccctgctccagcagcttcccctggctcagggggcacaggaacgtgtccagggggggttgggaacctcctgagaaggagcctccacaccctccctgggcagcctgggccagggctacctcagctcagcaccaaaggacttgctcctcctgggccaggggcacttgctgtgtcccagcctgtgcccatcaccccttgtcctgccactggccaccccagCAAGGAAATGTCACCTCAGTCTCCTGACACCCTTTATCAgactcacagcatggtgggggctggaagggacctttagagctcatccggtgcaaccccctgcagaagcagctcccacctagatcaggtcacacaggaacatgtccagggggatgctgaagagctccaaggaaggagcctccacaccctccctgggcagcctggtacTTCTTAAGTATTAAcaaggtgcccctgagctcaggcttctgttccccaggctgaacagccccagggctgcagcctttcctcctcacacacacgttccatccctcagcatcttgctggccctgccctggcctctctgcagcacttccctgtctctctgcagctggggagcccagcactggccccaggactccagctgaggcctccccagctctggcagagcagaggggcagcacaacctccctggccctgctgcccacactctcttcatgccccccaggctgccattggctccttgcccaccagcccacgtTGCTGCCCCACGTTCCctttgctgccccccagcactgccagggccctgtcccacagctgctctccagcaggtcccccccagcctgggctggtgctgggctggttcctccccagctgcaggactctgcccttggtgcccctcagcaggttcctctgtgcccacctctccagctggtcgagatcATTGTGATAAAGCATCAAAATGTGATAATTTGCATAAATCAAATGTGCTTGTTTATAAACAAGAAATGGCTACTGACAAATCCTCCTCTTGCCCCTCCCTGGCTGGGCCTCAGTGATGCACGAGAGCTCCCGGAAAGTGGCCGAAACGCTGCAGGAGATTTACAGCAGCGACTGGGACGGTCACGAGGAGCTGAAAGCCATCGCAGCTGTGAGCCCCTTTCCTGCCCTTCCTGGCCCCTTTCAGCACGGAGGGAGGGGTTGGTGAGCCAagctggggggtccctggggatgCAGCCCTGGGAATCTGGGATTTCCACCCCCCCATCTCCACCTTCCCCACCCTGCAGAGCAACGACCTCCTGTGGGATGACTACGAGGCGAAGCTGTCCGACCAAGCCCTGAGGCTGATGGAGAACTACTTGGCTCAGTTTGGGGACTTTAAGGTACCCCCTGGGTGGGGTGTTGGGGGAGGCAGGGGTTGGGATTGGGGAGAGGGTCTGATCCTGCCTCACTttgcccccccctccccaggagcGGATTGCCAAGCGAGGACGGAAGCTGGTGGACTACGACAGCGCCCGGCATCACCTGGAGGCTCTGCAAGGGGCCAAGAAGAAGGATGAGGC encodes the following:
- the CELA1 gene encoding chymotrypsin-like elastase family member 1; the encoded protein is MSPEMRSRGRVSTPRGFGLLIQSEAAADEASPWFRMLLQLVLLAALALCGRCSQQDLSHGMQRVVGGVEAKAHSWPSQISLQYYSSGSWHHTCGGSLIQRNWVLTAAHCVDSNLQLRVVAGEHNLDGVDGTEQVFSLKNIVIHPNWNRNNVAAGYDIALLRLASSANLNSNVQLAVLPQEGSILSNNYPCYITGWGRTRTNGQISSVLLQAYLPVVSYQICSTSSYWGSTVKNTMVCAGGDGVRSGCQGDSGGPLHCAVNGQYQVHGVTSFVSSLGCNVKNKPTVFTRVSAYISWIKSTIAQN